The Sulfurihydrogenibium sp. YO3AOP1 genome has a window encoding:
- a CDS encoding ATP citrate lyase citrate-binding domain-containing protein: MAQRGIREYDGKRIIAQNWKDYFGDAFNYEFKSVLVTPETDFDKLPEQYPWLKETPLVAKPDMLFGKRGKLGLVLYKIEKPGDVKYEDAVKWIKQKMQEEVEINGVKGHLTHFLIEPFVPHKPEEEYYVSFSMGDDYDTVYMSAFGGIDVEENWDKVVEVHIPPTASDEEIEKLIKANVPKEIKDREKYGDFVVRAYKMFRDLHFVYFEINPLVMVDNNVYLLDFVGKVDDTAGFVVGKKWGELEFPSGFGRDLTPEEKYIKELDEKSGSSLKLTILNPEGRIWTLVAGGGASVVYADTVADMGYVNDLANYGEYSGNPTRTETREYVKTVLDLMTRSKHPSGKPKILLIGGAIANFTDVAKTFDGIIDAFKEYADKMRQVGVRIYVRRGGPNYEVGLKRIKQAAEELGLPIEVYGPELHMTDIVRKALEEEKAA, from the coding sequence ATGGCACAAAGGGGAATTAGAGAATACGATGGTAAAAGAATCATCGCGCAAAACTGGAAGGATTACTTTGGTGATGCTTTTAATTATGAGTTTAAATCTGTTCTCGTTACACCAGAAACAGATTTCGACAAACTTCCAGAGCAATATCCATGGTTAAAAGAAACTCCATTAGTAGCAAAGCCGGATATGCTATTTGGTAAGAGAGGAAAGCTTGGATTAGTCCTTTACAAAATTGAAAAACCAGGTGATGTTAAATACGAAGATGCGGTTAAATGGATAAAACAAAAAATGCAAGAAGAAGTGGAAATTAATGGAGTTAAAGGACATTTAACACACTTTTTAATAGAGCCATTTGTTCCACATAAACCGGAGGAAGAGTACTATGTCTCATTCTCAATGGGCGACGATTACGATACTGTTTACATGTCCGCTTTTGGTGGTATAGATGTAGAAGAAAACTGGGATAAAGTAGTAGAAGTTCACATCCCACCAACAGCTTCTGACGAAGAGATTGAAAAACTAATAAAAGCTAATGTTCCAAAAGAGATTAAAGATAGAGAAAAATATGGAGATTTTGTTGTTAGAGCTTATAAAATGTTTAGAGATTTGCACTTTGTATATTTTGAAATAAACCCACTCGTAATGGTTGACAATAACGTTTACTTATTAGACTTTGTTGGAAAGGTTGATGATACAGCCGGTTTTGTTGTTGGTAAAAAATGGGGAGAATTAGAGTTTCCATCAGGATTTGGAAGAGATTTAACACCGGAAGAAAAATACATTAAAGAATTGGATGAGAAGTCTGGCTCATCATTAAAATTAACAATACTTAATCCAGAAGGTAGAATTTGGACTCTTGTTGCCGGTGGTGGTGCTTCTGTTGTATATGCAGATACGGTTGCAGATATGGGATATGTAAATGATCTTGCAAACTACGGTGAATACTCAGGAAATCCAACAAGAACAGAAACAAGAGAGTATGTTAAAACAGTCCTTGACTTAATGACAAGAAGCAAACATCCTTCCGGAAAGCCAAAAATACTTTTGATCGGTGGAGCAATTGCTAACTTTACTGACGTAGCTAAAACATTTGACGGAATAATTGATGCATTTAAAGAATACGCTGATAAAATGAGACAAGTAGGTGTAAGAATATATGTCAGAAGAGGTGGACCAAACTATGAAGTTGGATTGAAAAGAATAAAGCAAGCTGCAGAAGAGCTTGGACTACCGATTGAAGTTTATGGACCAGAATTACACATGACAGATATAGTTAGAAAAGCTTTAGAAGAAGAAAAAGCTGCATAA
- the recJ gene encoding single-stranded-DNA-specific exonuclease RecJ, whose protein sequence is MEIGISGYQWIDLSKTNPAPDFLVKKYGEIFAQVLYNRRDLFDKDFSQDYIFPELKNLVNPSYFHSLEEAAIKLAEHIKRKTPIVVYGDYDADGITSTSLLINFFKDLGVNAKYYIPSRFSEGYGLNKEAIKKLSEHGKVLIVCDSGTNAFDELFYAKSLGLEVFVLDHHEPSYLWQNYTPPFLSEKINIINPKFYSDEQINPLFKHLATVGIAFYLIAITRRLLNIDIKLRDYLDIVAIGTVADVVPMSFINRVMVKIGLEELNKQKRAGIKELLNVARVKKELTSQDIGFIIGPRINASGRLADARNSVKLLVTRDQSRANVLAIELENLNKKRQKLTDNVISEAEKELLKQDLKNVIVIGKEGWHSGVVGIAAGRLTEKYKLPSVILSVNNGKAVGSARSVSKVNIYKALDKCRDLFDKFGGHSMAAGMSLKTNLIPELKERLNQAVEEVAEEKPWAVKEIDMEVELSYWTTEKVKEIYNLQPFGEKNPIPKFLARNLKIEFFTNPAKNLLILNLKDENKNIYNAKSWKAKELLDKLSVGMIIDIVYTPEINYYKGFENLDFVVDDLKIVK, encoded by the coding sequence ATGGAAATAGGAATTTCAGGCTATCAGTGGATAGATTTATCAAAAACAAACCCAGCACCGGACTTTTTAGTAAAAAAGTATGGAGAAATATTTGCACAGGTTTTATACAATAGGAGAGATCTATTTGATAAAGATTTTTCTCAAGATTACATCTTTCCAGAATTAAAAAATCTTGTAAATCCTTCTTACTTTCACAGCCTTGAAGAGGCAGCTATAAAACTTGCAGAGCATATCAAAAGAAAAACCCCAATCGTTGTATATGGAGATTATGATGCAGACGGTATTACAAGCACATCATTACTTATAAACTTTTTCAAAGATTTGGGCGTAAATGCAAAATACTATATTCCAAGCAGATTTTCTGAAGGCTATGGACTAAATAAAGAAGCTATTAAAAAGCTGTCCGAGCATGGTAAGGTATTAATCGTATGTGATAGTGGAACCAATGCTTTTGATGAACTCTTTTATGCAAAAAGCTTAGGGCTTGAAGTGTTTGTTTTAGACCATCACGAACCTTCCTATCTTTGGCAAAACTACACACCACCATTTTTAAGTGAAAAAATAAATATCATAAATCCAAAATTTTATTCAGATGAACAAATAAATCCACTTTTTAAACATTTAGCAACGGTAGGAATAGCATTTTACTTAATAGCGATTACAAGAAGACTTTTAAATATTGATATAAAGCTTAGAGATTATTTAGATATTGTGGCAATTGGAACTGTAGCAGACGTTGTTCCTATGTCTTTTATAAATAGAGTTATGGTAAAAATCGGTCTTGAAGAGTTAAACAAGCAAAAAAGAGCTGGAATTAAAGAGCTTTTAAACGTTGCACGAGTAAAAAAAGAGTTAACATCTCAGGATATAGGCTTTATAATTGGACCAAGGATTAATGCATCGGGAAGATTGGCAGATGCGAGAAATTCTGTAAAGCTTTTAGTCACAAGAGACCAATCAAGAGCAAATGTATTGGCAATAGAGCTTGAAAATCTAAATAAAAAAAGACAAAAACTTACAGACAATGTAATATCTGAAGCAGAAAAAGAACTGCTGAAGCAAGATTTAAAAAATGTGATAGTAATAGGAAAGGAAGGTTGGCATAGTGGAGTAGTTGGAATAGCGGCAGGAAGATTAACAGAAAAGTATAAATTACCTTCTGTGATTTTATCTGTAAACAACGGAAAAGCAGTAGGTTCAGCAAGAAGCGTTTCAAAAGTAAATATATATAAAGCCTTGGATAAATGTAGAGATTTATTTGATAAATTTGGTGGACATTCAATGGCAGCAGGAATGTCTTTAAAAACAAATTTGATACCAGAATTAAAAGAAAGATTAAACCAAGCAGTTGAAGAGGTTGCAGAAGAAAAACCATGGGCAGTTAAAGAGATAGACATGGAAGTTGAACTATCCTATTGGACTACTGAAAAAGTTAAAGAAATTTATAACTTACAACCATTTGGAGAGAAAAACCCCATACCGAAATTCTTAGCAAGAAATTTAAAGATTGAGTTCTTTACAAATCCGGCTAAGAATTTGCTAATTCTAAACTTAAAAGATGAAAATAAAAATATCTATAATGCCAAAAGTTGGAAAGCTAAGGAATTATTGGATAAATTAAGCGTTGGTATGATAATAGATATCGTCTATACTCCAGAGATTAATTATTATAAAGGTTTTGAAAATTTAGATTTTGTGGTAGATGATTTAAAGATTGTTAAGTAA
- a CDS encoding curli assembly protein CsgG, producing MKKILAVLILAFSVNAEECKPNLSVSKVEGIASPYVGTIHSVKLSKSRKGECYFKVYGDKGYATIDANNGELLKFTKKRDN from the coding sequence ATGAAAAAAATTCTTGCAGTACTCATTTTAGCTTTTTCTGTAAACGCTGAAGAATGTAAGCCAAATCTAAGTGTATCTAAGGTTGAAGGTATTGCAAGTCCATACGTTGGAACTATACATTCTGTAAAATTAAGCAAATCAAGAAAAGGTGAGTGTTATTTTAAAGTTTACGGAGATAAAGGATACGCAACTATTGACGCAAATAATGGAGAACTTTTGAAATTTACAAAAAAGAGAGATAATTAA
- a CDS encoding YkgJ family cysteine cluster protein gives MKEDLLLAFILIYKNPELFEEVIEFQRDLNQHIDNKLKIDTKIACEKGCSYCCYGWEVKLTFSELLDFIKSLNNLSDDEKIKTAKRLEDYKRLKDITNQPCPFLDNNLCVVYLSRPFVCRTFSSYDKNLCKTKTPFEFPPILDQIIEDIKEKINILSDEFISLFNTKTSIKNISFNHKDNNFFVNLFDTFILTSENGNLKLKPHKLAEKFISKI, from the coding sequence ATGAAAGAAGATTTATTGTTAGCATTTATTTTGATATACAAAAATCCAGAGCTTTTTGAAGAGGTCATTGAATTTCAGAGGGATTTAAATCAACACATAGATAATAAACTAAAAATAGATACAAAAATAGCCTGTGAAAAAGGATGTAGTTATTGTTGTTATGGCTGGGAAGTTAAACTAACTTTTTCAGAATTGTTGGATTTTATAAAATCTTTAAACAATTTATCAGATGATGAAAAAATCAAAACAGCTAAAAGATTGGAAGATTATAAAAGACTTAAAGATATAACTAACCAACCATGCCCATTTTTAGACAACAATCTTTGTGTAGTATATCTATCAAGACCTTTTGTATGTAGAACTTTTTCATCTTACGATAAAAATCTTTGCAAAACAAAAACACCCTTTGAATTTCCGCCGATTCTTGATCAAATCATCGAAGATATTAAAGAAAAGATAAATATTCTCTCAGATGAATTTATTTCGCTTTTTAACACAAAAACATCTATAAAAAATATTAGTTTTAATCACAAAGATAACAACTTTTTTGTAAATTTATTTGATACCTTTATTCTTACGTCTGAAAATGGAAACTTAAAACTAAAACCTCACAAGCTTGCTGAAAAGTTTATCTCTAAAATATGA
- the efp gene encoding elongation factor P, with protein MGVKIDINRIARDQFILVDNQPYKVVSYEHVKPGKGQAFVRVKAKNMRTGNVTEFTFKSSDSIELADFEQRFMNYSYTDGTYYYFLDTNTYETFAVPAEAMEHEAQFLKEGMQVVVFLDRGNPIGIELPKHEVYEVIETEPGFKGDTATNTLKPAKIETGATVQVPLFINVGDRIKVDTEKGTYIERVNK; from the coding sequence ATGGGCGTTAAAATTGATATCAACAGAATAGCAAGAGACCAGTTTATCTTAGTTGATAATCAACCTTATAAAGTAGTTAGCTATGAACACGTAAAACCAGGTAAAGGTCAAGCATTTGTTAGAGTGAAAGCAAAAAACATGAGAACAGGAAACGTTACAGAATTTACTTTTAAATCTTCCGACTCAATTGAGCTTGCGGACTTTGAGCAAAGATTTATGAACTACTCTTACACAGATGGTACCTACTACTATTTCTTAGATACAAACACATATGAAACGTTTGCTGTTCCTGCTGAAGCTATGGAGCATGAAGCACAGTTTTTAAAAGAAGGAATGCAGGTAGTTGTATTTTTAGATAGAGGAAACCCAATCGGCATAGAACTTCCAAAGCATGAAGTTTATGAAGTAATAGAAACAGAGCCAGGATTTAAAGGTGATACAGCTACTAACACATTAAAACCTGCGAAAATAGAAACAGGTGCAACAGTTCAAGTGCCATTATTTATAAACGTTGGAGATAGAATTAAAGTAGATACAGAAAAAGGAACGTACATAGAAAGAGTAAATAAATAA
- the accB gene encoding acetyl-CoA carboxylase biotin carboxyl carrier protein: MDKEFIFQLIEKIKDTKIEEIELSTEEYSVYIKQYLGPKEVISQSPASQIVNIPANPVVEVKEEVKKSEIKEEQKQKYHVIKSPLVGTFYRSPSPGAPPFVEEGDMVSKGQILCIIEALKVMNEIESDVDGRVAKILVENGQPVEYGQELFYIEV; encoded by the coding sequence ATGGATAAAGAATTTATTTTTCAATTAATTGAAAAAATTAAAGACACTAAGATTGAAGAAATAGAGCTTTCTACAGAAGAATACAGTGTTTATATCAAGCAGTATTTAGGACCAAAAGAAGTTATATCTCAATCTCCTGCTTCTCAGATTGTTAACATTCCAGCTAATCCAGTTGTAGAAGTGAAAGAAGAAGTTAAAAAATCTGAAATTAAAGAAGAACAAAAACAAAAATATCATGTTATAAAATCGCCACTTGTTGGAACATTTTACAGGTCTCCATCTCCAGGAGCTCCTCCGTTTGTTGAAGAAGGAGATATGGTATCAAAAGGTCAGATTTTATGTATCATAGAAGCTTTAAAAGTTATGAATGAAATAGAGTCTGATGTAGATGGTAGAGTTGCTAAAATTTTAGTTGAAAATGGTCAGCCCGTAGAATACGGACAAGAACTCTTTTACATTGAGGTGTAA
- the rfaD gene encoding ADP-glyceromanno-heptose 6-epimerase produces MYQNILITGGAGFIGSNLALKLQKDYPNSKILVLDDFSSANFKNLKGFKGIVYSCDVSTDELFFKVEDFKPDVIFHLASITDTTVTDQEYMMRRNVDGFKNILEFAYDNECIVVYASSASVYGNVKEHVPLKEDREKSPENVYAFSKYIMDNLAQEFSDKTGLKIVGVRYFNVYGPREAHKGKFASMIYQLYLQMKQGNRPRIFKWGEQKRDFVYVKDAVDATILAAKAPKSTVYNVGSGEATSFNDVIKYLNQALGTNLEPEYFDCPYDFYQEYTQADMTKIKEELGFVPRYSIQRGIKEYVDILEGRIND; encoded by the coding sequence ATGTATCAAAACATACTTATTACAGGTGGTGCAGGATTTATTGGCTCTAACCTTGCTTTAAAACTACAAAAAGATTATCCAAACAGCAAAATCTTAGTTTTAGATGATTTTTCAAGTGCTAATTTTAAAAATTTAAAAGGTTTTAAAGGAATAGTTTATTCCTGTGATGTATCAACAGATGAGCTTTTTTTTAAGGTGGAAGATTTTAAGCCAGATGTAATTTTTCATCTTGCATCTATCACAGATACAACAGTAACTGACCAAGAGTATATGATGAGAAGAAATGTTGACGGTTTTAAGAATATATTAGAGTTTGCTTACGATAATGAATGCATTGTAGTGTATGCATCATCTGCTTCTGTGTATGGAAATGTAAAGGAGCATGTACCATTAAAGGAGGATAGAGAAAAATCTCCTGAAAATGTGTACGCTTTTTCTAAATACATCATGGATAACCTTGCACAAGAGTTTAGCGATAAAACAGGACTAAAAATCGTAGGCGTTAGATACTTTAACGTTTATGGTCCAAGGGAAGCCCACAAAGGAAAGTTTGCAAGCATGATTTATCAGCTTTATTTACAGATGAAACAAGGAAACAGACCAAGAATTTTCAAATGGGGTGAACAAAAAAGAGACTTTGTATATGTTAAAGATGCAGTAGATGCTACTATTTTAGCAGCAAAAGCTCCAAAATCTACTGTTTATAACGTCGGAAGTGGAGAGGCAACATCTTTTAACGATGTAATTAAATATTTAAATCAAGCACTTGGAACAAATTTAGAGCCAGAATATTTTGACTGTCCTTACGATTTTTATCAAGAGTACACCCAAGCAGATATGACTAAGATTAAAGAAGAGCTTGGATTTGTGCCAAGATATAGCATACAAAGAGGCATCAAAGAGTATGTTGATATTTTAGAAGGAAGAATAAATGACTAA
- the thrB gene encoding homoserine kinase codes for MTKKIVKVRVPATTANLGAGFDTFGLALTLYNEFEVEEADDVFIESYPENEFLKNPENNLFIKVVKYLCEAEGKTFHGAKLKQTVNIPVARGLGSSATAIVAGILTGFAVHKKPLTDEEFFKVAYLFEPHPDNLLPAWKGGFITALKTEDKTYYSKIDFPQELKAVVVIPDFELSTELARSVLPKEIPLKDAVFNIQRASLFIRALQEKRFDLLKVAMEDRLHQPYRKSLIPNFDKVIQYAYDSGAVGASLSGAGSTMLALALDNFDKIGQAMVSAFSEAGINAKYLVLDVDTEGAKVEIVEK; via the coding sequence ATGACTAAGAAAATTGTCAAAGTAAGAGTTCCGGCTACGACGGCAAACTTAGGTGCAGGCTTTGATACATTCGGTCTTGCTTTAACACTTTACAATGAGTTTGAAGTAGAAGAAGCAGATGATGTATTTATAGAATCTTATCCAGAAAATGAATTTTTGAAAAATCCTGAGAATAACCTTTTTATAAAAGTAGTAAAGTATTTATGTGAAGCAGAAGGAAAGACATTTCACGGTGCAAAGTTAAAACAGACTGTCAATATACCAGTAGCAAGAGGACTTGGTAGTAGTGCAACAGCAATAGTTGCAGGCATCTTAACAGGTTTTGCAGTCCATAAAAAACCGCTGACAGATGAAGAATTTTTTAAAGTAGCATATCTATTTGAACCACATCCAGACAACCTTTTACCAGCTTGGAAAGGTGGCTTTATCACAGCATTAAAAACAGAAGATAAAACATATTACAGTAAAATAGATTTTCCACAAGAGTTAAAAGCAGTTGTTGTAATACCTGATTTTGAGCTATCAACAGAGCTTGCAAGGTCAGTACTACCAAAAGAAATACCATTAAAAGATGCAGTATTTAATATTCAAAGAGCATCATTATTTATAAGAGCATTGCAAGAAAAAAGATTTGATTTATTAAAAGTAGCAATGGAAGATAGATTGCATCAACCATACAGAAAAAGCCTAATTCCAAACTTTGATAAGGTTATACAGTATGCTTACGACTCAGGAGCAGTTGGTGCATCCTTAAGCGGTGCAGGTAGTACAATGTTAGCTCTTGCCTTGGATAATTTTGACAAAATTGGTCAGGCAATGGTATCAGCCTTTTCAGAAGCGGGCATAAATGCGAAATATCTTGTTTTGGACGTAGATACGGAAGGTGCAAAGGTTGAGATAGTGGAGAAGTAG
- a CDS encoding glycosyltransferase has protein sequence MEENKITKPRVVFLKTPDPKNMVENIIDGLSKSVSARNFETKVVEINADNLQEVINQIVEFKPLFTFDINLDGMIYAENEGQKQPFCDLLGNIHITWFIDDPLIHFTKLKPVIQSNQILYATIDIEHLQWLRTLGKNVALIPAGTNPAKIPPPKEKEFEVAFVGPLTDPILIENDWQQRFDPNLFGFAVELGRLIYRNPDMPIRFASGYLLSQLSPEFQSALIQFQQENEEEFSNLLIEIGLYAMHLRRWNIVDSIENYEVNILGPVNGEVKDNVVVFEEIYTQKDVIDFISKSKISLLSQPPFIPSSLGFTVFDSVATGTLTLVEERLASKSFFEPEKEIITYHPIDFIEIEGKIAYYLEEALDEREEIGKAGREKALKEHTIYSRGEILANIMEDIIRQSIQEEKKPEEK, from the coding sequence ATGGAAGAAAATAAAATCACCAAACCAAGAGTTGTATTTTTAAAAACTCCAGACCCAAAAAATATGGTTGAGAATATCATAGATGGATTGAGTAAGTCTGTTTCTGCAAGAAATTTTGAAACAAAAGTTGTAGAAATCAACGCAGACAATCTACAAGAAGTTATCAATCAAATAGTTGAATTTAAGCCATTATTTACATTTGATATAAACTTGGACGGTATGATTTATGCAGAAAATGAAGGACAAAAACAACCATTCTGCGACCTGCTTGGAAACATTCATATCACATGGTTTATAGATGATCCATTGATCCATTTTACAAAATTAAAACCAGTTATTCAGTCAAATCAAATACTTTATGCAACCATTGATATAGAACATCTTCAATGGCTTAGAACTCTTGGAAAAAATGTTGCATTAATACCAGCAGGCACTAATCCAGCTAAAATTCCACCACCAAAAGAAAAAGAGTTTGAAGTGGCATTTGTTGGACCCCTGACAGACCCAATCCTTATAGAAAATGATTGGCAACAAAGATTTGACCCAAATTTATTTGGCTTTGCTGTTGAACTTGGAAGGCTTATTTACAGAAACCCAGACATGCCAATTAGATTTGCATCGGGATATTTATTATCTCAATTAAGCCCAGAATTTCAATCTGCATTAATACAGTTCCAGCAAGAAAACGAAGAAGAATTTTCAAATCTTCTTATAGAAATTGGCCTGTATGCTATGCATCTAAGAAGATGGAATATAGTTGATTCAATAGAAAATTATGAAGTTAACATTCTTGGTCCGGTAAACGGAGAAGTTAAAGATAATGTAGTAGTTTTTGAAGAAATTTATACTCAAAAAGATGTGATAGATTTTATCTCTAAATCAAAAATATCATTACTAAGTCAACCACCATTCATCCCATCAAGTCTTGGGTTTACAGTGTTTGACAGTGTCGCAACAGGAACTTTAACACTTGTTGAAGAAAGACTTGCTTCAAAATCTTTCTTTGAACCAGAAAAAGAGATAATTACATACCATCCAATAGATTTTATAGAAATAGAAGGAAAAATTGCTTATTATCTTGAAGAAGCTCTGGATGAAAGAGAAGAGATAGGAAAGGCAGGAAGAGAAAAAGCATTAAAAGAGCATACAATCTACTCAAGAGGCGAAATCTTAGCCAACATTATGGAAGACATAATCAGACAATCTATTCAAGAAGAAAAAAAACCGGAGGAAAAATAA
- the purH gene encoding bifunctional phosphoribosylaminoimidazolecarboxamide formyltransferase/IMP cyclohydrolase: MKRALISVSDKTGVLEFAKELKNLGYEIISSSGTAKYLKENGIDVIEVSQITGFPEILDGRVKTLHPKIHGGILAIRDNQDHMKQLQENDIKPIDIVAINLYPFENTVKKGADLDEIIENIDIGGPAMVRASAKNYKYVAIITDPKDYSDIINELKEYGEISINTKKKLSLKAFRHTAFYDSIISQVLNEKFEINEDFPESLTIPMRLKSGLRYGENPHQKASLYINPLENGISVADSEILQGKEMSFNNYYDVDSAVLLVKEFEEPACVIVKHNNPCGVAVAENIKQAYTFALETDPKSAFGGIVAFNKEVDEDTAKELTKLFLEVVVAPSFSDSALEVLKTKKNLRVVKVKNFDKKLEGKDIKRISGGYLLQDRNLGLYTELKVVTDRQPTEKELEDLIFALKVVKHVKSNAVVIAKDKRTVGIGVGQTSRVDSLETAIKKAKEFNLPLEGSVLASEAFFPFRDSIDTAAKEGIKAVIQPGGSIRDQEVIDACNEHGIAMIFTNMRHFKH; the protein is encoded by the coding sequence TTGAAAAGAGCTTTGATATCTGTTTCTGATAAAACAGGTGTATTAGAATTTGCAAAAGAGCTTAAAAATCTTGGATATGAGATTATATCCTCTTCAGGAACTGCAAAATATTTAAAAGAAAATGGCATAGATGTTATAGAAGTTTCACAAATAACAGGATTTCCAGAAATACTTGATGGTAGAGTAAAAACACTACACCCAAAAATTCATGGCGGAATTTTAGCCATCAGAGACAACCAAGACCATATGAAACAGCTTCAAGAAAATGATATTAAACCAATAGATATTGTAGCTATAAATTTATATCCATTTGAAAACACAGTTAAAAAAGGTGCTGATTTAGATGAGATTATAGAGAATATAGACATTGGCGGTCCTGCAATGGTAAGAGCATCTGCTAAAAATTATAAATACGTTGCCATAATAACAGACCCAAAAGATTATAGCGATATAATCAACGAGCTTAAAGAATACGGAGAAATAAGCATAAATACAAAGAAAAAACTTTCATTAAAAGCATTTAGACATACAGCCTTTTATGACAGTATAATTTCACAAGTTTTAAATGAAAAATTTGAAATAAACGAAGATTTTCCAGAAAGTTTAACCATTCCAATGAGACTAAAATCCGGGCTAAGATATGGAGAAAATCCACATCAAAAAGCATCTCTTTACATAAACCCACTTGAAAATGGCATTTCTGTTGCAGATAGTGAGATATTACAAGGTAAAGAAATGTCTTTTAACAACTACTACGACGTTGATTCTGCTGTGCTTTTGGTTAAAGAGTTTGAAGAACCAGCCTGCGTTATAGTGAAGCATAACAACCCTTGCGGTGTTGCAGTTGCAGAAAATATAAAACAGGCTTACACCTTTGCCCTTGAAACAGACCCAAAATCAGCATTCGGCGGAATTGTAGCATTTAATAAAGAAGTTGATGAAGATACAGCAAAAGAACTTACAAAATTATTTTTAGAGGTTGTAGTTGCACCTTCATTTTCAGATTCAGCGTTGGAAGTATTAAAAACTAAGAAGAATTTAAGAGTTGTAAAAGTTAAAAACTTTGATAAAAAATTAGAAGGAAAAGATATAAAAAGAATCTCGGGCGGTTATCTACTCCAAGACAGAAATTTAGGTCTCTATACAGAGTTAAAAGTAGTTACAGATAGACAGCCAACAGAAAAAGAGTTGGAAGATTTAATATTTGCTTTAAAAGTTGTTAAGCATGTAAAATCTAATGCGGTTGTGATAGCAAAAGACAAAAGAACTGTTGGCATTGGAGTAGGACAAACTTCAAGAGTAGATAGTTTAGAAACTGCAATCAAAAAAGCAAAAGAATTTAATCTACCATTAGAAGGAAGCGTTCTTGCATCAGAAGCATTTTTCCCATTTAGAGATAGCATTGATACAGCAGCAAAAGAAGGAATAAAAGCTGTTATACAACCAGGTGGTTCAATCAGAGACCAAGAGGTAATAGATGCATGTAATGAGCATGGAATTGCTATGATATTTACAAACATGAGACACTTTAAACATTAA
- the folD gene encoding bifunctional methylenetetrahydrofolate dehydrogenase/methenyltetrahydrofolate cyclohydrolase FolD: MILLDGKSLAEKIKNQIKQEIDQLTQKGYRQPVLSVILVGENPASQIYVNKKIKDCASVGIKSKPFFLPENITQTELLELIGDLNGDEEVDGILVQLPLPSHINTLEIIEAINPYKDVDGFHPINVGKLATGRNDAILPCTPYGIMKLLHEYNIDHFGKDVVVVGASNIVGKPMSLLFLKDEKSTVTICHKNTKDLKSHTLKADILVVAVGKPKLITEDMVKEGAVVIDVGINRVDGKIVGDVDFENVKKKAYAITPVPGGVGPMTVAMLLYNTLEIYKRKLIEI; this comes from the coding sequence TTGATTTTATTAGACGGAAAATCCTTAGCAGAGAAGATAAAAAATCAAATAAAACAAGAAATAGACCAGTTAACACAAAAAGGCTATAGACAACCTGTTTTATCTGTGATTCTTGTCGGAGAAAACCCAGCAAGTCAGATTTATGTAAATAAAAAAATTAAAGATTGTGCATCGGTAGGAATTAAATCAAAACCGTTTTTCTTACCTGAAAATATAACCCAAACGGAGCTTTTAGAGCTTATTGGAGACCTAAACGGAGATGAAGAGGTTGATGGAATTTTAGTCCAGCTTCCCCTACCATCTCATATAAACACGCTTGAAATAATAGAAGCTATAAACCCATACAAAGATGTTGACGGATTTCACCCAATAAACGTTGGAAAGCTTGCAACAGGAAGAAATGATGCAATACTTCCATGTACACCCTATGGAATAATGAAACTTTTACACGAGTACAATATTGACCATTTTGGAAAAGATGTTGTAGTTGTGGGAGCAAGCAACATAGTAGGAAAACCAATGTCTTTATTATTTTTAAAAGATGAAAAATCAACTGTAACAATATGCCATAAAAATACAAAAGACTTAAAGTCTCATACACTTAAAGCAGACATATTAGTCGTAGCAGTAGGAAAGCCGAAATTAATCACTGAGGATATGGTTAAAGAAGGTGCTGTTGTTATTGATGTAGGAATCAATAGAGTTGATGGTAAAATCGTTGGTGATGTAGATTTTGAAAACGTAAAGAAAAAAGCCTACGCAATTACTCCAGTCCCCGGCGGCGTTGGTCCAATGACCGTCGCTATGCTTTTATATAATACACTAGAAATTTATAAAAGAAAATTAATTGAAATATGA